The DNA window GATATCATCCAAACCTTGCAATAAGAATTGACGACGGTGCTCGTCGAGGTCAAATGCGATGCTCAGACCGTATTCGTCAGTTAAAGTTTTGTTCTCCAGGTCAACCGTCAATTGATATCCATCATGCTTAGCCGTACGTTGGAACAAATCTTCGACTTGTTCCTCCGAAAGGATGATTGGCAGGATACCATTCTTGAAGCAGTTGTTATAGAAAATGTCTGCGTAGGAAGGTGCAATAACACAACGGAATCCATAATCCAAAATGGCCCAAGGTGCATGTTCACGAGAAGATCCGCAACCGAAGTTAACACGTG is part of the Paenibacillus segetis genome and encodes:
- the leuD gene encoding 3-isopropylmalate dehydratase small subunit, with amino-acid sequence MEEFKTLTGIVGPVDRVNVDTDAIIPKQFLKRIERTGFGQFLFYEWRFDTEGNVNPEFELNKPRYEGASVLISRVNFGCGSSREHAPWAILDYGFRCVIAPSYADIFYNNCFKNGILPIILSEEQVEDLFQRTAKHDGYQLTVDLENKTLTDEYGLSIAFDLDEHRRQFLLQGLDDIGLTLQHEDLITAYEQKRAANVVSA